The following are encoded together in the Kwoniella europaea PYCC6329 chromosome 1, complete sequence genome:
- a CDS encoding histone acetyltransferase type B subunit 2, producing the protein MAPSEPIEIEDDVSNAGDDSQVINEEYKIWKKNTPFLYDTVITHALTWPSLTCQWLPDQTTPPDADYTVHRMIIGTHTSGQAKDHLIIAEVLLPKGGMENAGKEVAEMYDEDKQEIGSYTKSPARIRAIQTINHEGEINRARYMPQNPELIATKAVSGDVLVFDRTKHESKANPNGECRPDIRLKGQSKEGYGLAWSTVKEGHILSASEDTTVAHWDIQGYQKQDPVLQPLRVYKGHSACVGDVDWHPKNDYMFASVGDDRKIMLWDTRSDNANKPSSSHEGHTAEINSVAFAPSSDYLYLTGSSDNTIALWDIRRPTHKLHSFEGHTDDVLQLSWSPHSPVHFASASADRRVHIWNLDAIGSEQTPDDAEDGPPELLFVHGGHTSKVSDISWSPNAKWHLATTAEDNILQVWEPSRHIRTPGEGDVDAMDLE; encoded by the exons ATGGCCCCTTCCGAACCTATCGAGATAGAAGATGACGTCTCGAACGCAGGGGATGACAGTCAAGTGATCAACGAG GAATACAAAatctggaagaagaa TACTCCATTCTTGTATGATACAGTCATAACTCACGCTCTGACATGGCCATCCCTCACTTGTCAATGGCTACCAGATCAGACCAC TCCCCCCGATGCTGATTATACCGTCCACCGAATGATCATCGGTACCCATACCTCAGGTCAGGCAAAAGATCACCTGATCATCGCTGAGGTATTGCTCCCTAAAGGTGGTATGGAGAATGCGGGTAAAGAAGTGGCTGAGATgtatgatgaagataaaCAAG AGATCGGATCATACACCAAATCACCAGCTCGAATCCGAGCTATCCAAACGATAAACCACGAAGGCGAGATCAACCGAGCCCGATACATGCCTCAGAACCCCGAACTCATAGCTACCAAAGCTGTCTCAGGAGATGTATTGGTGTTTGATAGGACTAAACATGAATCAAAGGCGAATCCAAATGGTGAATGCAGGCCTGATATAAGATTGAAAGGTCAAAGTAAAGAAGG GTATGGACTCGCTTGGAGTACTGTAAAAGAAGGACATATCCTCAGTGCGAGTGAAGATACCACTGTTGCTCATTG GGATATTCAAGGCTATCAGAAGCAAGATCCTGTCCTTCAGCCATTACGAGTCTACAAGGGTCATTCAGCTTGTGTTGGT GATGTCGACTGGCACCCTAAGAATGATTACATGTTTGCATCAGTAGGAGACGATAGGAAGATAATGCT ATGGGACACAAGAAGCGATAATGCGaacaaaccatcttcatctcatgaAGGTCATACAGCTGAAATCAATTCGGTCGCTTTCGCCCCAAGTTCTGATTACCTATATTTGActggatcaagtgataaC ACAATCGCATTATGGGATATCCGAAGACCCACTCACAAATTACATTCCTTCGAAGGTCATACCGACGACGTGCTACAACTCTCTTGGTCACCTCATTCACCTGTCCACTTCGCATCAGCCTCAGCAGATCGAAGAGTTCATATATGGAACCTTGATGCGATCGGGTCGGAGCAAACTCCCGATGACGCCGAGGATGGACCTCCCGAATTGCTATTCGTGCATGGTGGACATACTTCCAAGGTATCTGATATATCCTGGAGTCCCAATGCCAAGTGGCATCTCGCTACGACGGCTGAAGATAATATCTTGCAGGTTTGGGAACCTTCTAGACATATTAGAACGCCTGGAGAAGGGGACGTGGATGCGATGGATTTAgagtag